Proteins from a single region of Catenulispora acidiphila DSM 44928:
- the polA gene encoding DNA polymerase I has product MSPAKKTSESTASRPVLLLLDGHSLAYRAYYALKEADLRTTTGQPTGAVQGFTSMLINTLRDERPTHVAVAFDVSRQTFRTEKFPEYKANRSASPDDFKSQVGLIDELLAGLGITVIRKEGFEADDVIATLTTQAAADGYEVRILTGDRDSLQLVTENVTVLYPKRGVSDLSRFTPAAVEEKYELTPQQYPDFAALRGDPSDNLPNIPGVGEKTAAKWIREFGSLTELIERADEVKGKAGETLRAHLEQVRLNRELTELIKDVPLPAGPPDLAWASEGNPEAVYQLFDTLEFSRSMRDRVAPLLASDADDSPVGEAVALQGQVLEVGQLADWLAANATGEGATGVSVHGSWGRGTGDVSGLAFATADGTAAYVDATQLDPADETALAAWLADPARQKILHDAKGPSLALAARGFTLAGVAADTALEAYLAQSGRRSFDLEPLAEEVLGRRLSPAGADENQGTLFADEDAEAERQMAAAHAVLDLADALRGKLAETGAEQLLTDIELPLVGVLAEMEQVGIAIDERLFQDLEKGFSGEAAKEVDAARAEAGVETLNLGSPKQLQEVLFENLGMPKTKKIKTGYTTDADSLAWLQAQTQHPFLDHLLRWREVNRLKTVVEGLSKSVSPDTRIHTTYNQMIAATGRLSSVDPNLQNIPIRTLEGQQIRKAFIAGPGYESLMTADYSQIEMRIMAHLSEDAGLIEAFTSGEDLHNTVAAKVFDVEATAVEPEHRRRIKAMSYGLAYGLSAFGLSQQLGIETGEAAKMMEDYFQRFGGVRDYLHDLVVQARATGYTETMFGRRRYLPDLASDNRQRREMAERMALNAPIQGSAADIIKVAMIRVREGLREQQLKSRMLLQVHDELVLEIAPGEAPRVEELVRREMGSAAELRVPLDVSVGMAENWADAAH; this is encoded by the coding sequence GTGAGCCCCGCCAAGAAGACCTCCGAGTCCACCGCAAGCCGCCCCGTCCTGCTCCTGCTGGACGGCCACTCCCTGGCGTACCGGGCGTACTACGCGCTGAAGGAGGCGGACCTGCGCACCACGACCGGTCAGCCCACCGGCGCGGTGCAGGGGTTCACGTCCATGCTGATCAACACGCTGCGCGACGAGCGGCCGACGCACGTCGCCGTCGCCTTCGACGTGTCGCGGCAGACCTTCCGGACCGAGAAGTTCCCGGAGTACAAGGCCAACCGCTCGGCCTCGCCGGACGACTTCAAGAGCCAGGTCGGGCTGATCGACGAGCTGCTGGCGGGCCTGGGCATCACGGTCATCCGCAAGGAGGGCTTCGAGGCCGACGACGTCATCGCGACCCTGACCACGCAGGCCGCCGCCGACGGCTACGAGGTCCGCATCCTCACCGGCGACCGCGACTCGCTCCAGCTGGTCACCGAGAACGTGACCGTGCTCTATCCCAAGCGCGGCGTGTCCGACCTGTCGCGCTTCACCCCGGCCGCGGTCGAGGAGAAGTACGAGCTGACCCCGCAGCAGTACCCCGACTTCGCCGCCCTGCGCGGCGACCCCTCGGACAACCTGCCGAACATCCCCGGCGTGGGGGAGAAGACCGCCGCGAAGTGGATCCGCGAGTTCGGTTCGCTGACCGAGCTGATCGAGCGCGCCGACGAGGTGAAGGGCAAGGCCGGGGAGACCCTGCGGGCGCATCTGGAGCAGGTGCGGCTCAACCGCGAGCTGACCGAGCTGATCAAGGACGTGCCGCTGCCGGCCGGTCCGCCGGACCTGGCGTGGGCCTCCGAGGGCAATCCGGAGGCGGTGTATCAGCTCTTCGACACCCTGGAGTTCTCCCGCTCCATGCGCGACCGCGTGGCGCCGCTGCTGGCCTCCGACGCCGACGACAGCCCGGTGGGCGAGGCGGTGGCGCTGCAGGGGCAGGTGCTGGAGGTCGGGCAGCTGGCCGACTGGCTGGCCGCGAACGCCACCGGTGAGGGCGCGACCGGCGTCTCGGTGCACGGAAGCTGGGGGCGCGGGACCGGGGACGTCAGCGGCCTGGCTTTCGCCACCGCCGACGGCACCGCGGCGTACGTCGACGCCACGCAGCTCGACCCGGCGGACGAGACCGCGCTGGCGGCGTGGCTGGCCGACCCGGCGCGCCAGAAGATCCTGCACGACGCCAAGGGCCCGTCCCTGGCGCTGGCCGCCCGCGGCTTCACCCTGGCCGGCGTGGCCGCCGACACCGCGCTGGAGGCCTACCTCGCGCAGTCCGGCCGCCGCTCCTTCGACCTGGAGCCGCTCGCCGAGGAGGTGCTGGGCCGCCGCCTGTCGCCGGCCGGCGCGGACGAGAACCAGGGCACGCTGTTCGCCGACGAGGACGCCGAGGCCGAGCGCCAGATGGCCGCCGCGCACGCCGTGCTGGACCTGGCCGACGCGCTGCGCGGCAAGCTCGCCGAGACCGGCGCCGAGCAGCTGCTCACCGACATCGAGCTGCCGCTGGTCGGGGTGCTGGCCGAGATGGAGCAGGTCGGCATCGCCATCGACGAGCGGCTGTTCCAGGACCTGGAGAAGGGCTTCTCCGGCGAGGCGGCCAAGGAGGTCGACGCCGCCCGCGCCGAGGCGGGCGTGGAGACCCTGAACCTGGGCTCGCCCAAGCAGCTGCAGGAAGTGCTCTTCGAGAACCTGGGCATGCCCAAGACCAAGAAGATCAAGACCGGCTACACCACCGACGCCGACTCCCTGGCCTGGCTCCAGGCCCAGACCCAGCACCCGTTCCTGGACCACCTGCTCCGCTGGCGCGAGGTGAACCGGCTCAAGACCGTGGTCGAGGGCCTGTCCAAGTCGGTCTCGCCGGACACCCGCATCCACACCACCTACAACCAGATGATCGCCGCGACCGGCCGGCTGTCCTCGGTGGACCCCAACCTGCAGAACATCCCCATCCGCACCCTGGAGGGGCAGCAGATCCGCAAGGCCTTCATCGCCGGTCCCGGCTATGAGTCCCTGATGACCGCGGACTACAGCCAGATCGAGATGCGCATCATGGCCCACCTCTCCGAGGACGCGGGCCTGATCGAGGCCTTCACCTCCGGCGAGGACCTGCACAACACCGTCGCGGCCAAGGTCTTCGACGTCGAGGCCACCGCCGTCGAGCCCGAGCACCGCCGCCGCATCAAGGCGATGAGCTACGGCCTGGCCTACGGCCTGTCCGCCTTCGGCCTGTCCCAGCAGCTCGGCATCGAGACCGGCGAGGCGGCCAAGATGATGGAGGACTACTTCCAGCGCTTCGGCGGCGTCCGCGACTACCTCCACGACCTCGTCGTCCAAGCCCGGGCCACCGGCTACACCGAGACCATGTTCGGCCGCCGCCGCTACCTCCCCGACCTCGCCAGCGACAACCGCCAACGCCGCGAAATGGCCGAACGCATGGCCCTGAACGCCCCGATCCAGGGCTCCGCCGCCGACATCATCAAGGTGGCGATGATCCGCGTCCGCGAAGGCCTGCGCGAGCAGCAGTTGAAGTCCCGCATGCTCCTCCAGGTCCACGACGAACTCGTCCTCGAGATCGCCCCCGGCGAAGCACCCCGCGTCGAGGAACTGGTGCGGCGCGAGATGGGGTCCGCGGCCGAGCTGCGAGTGCCGCTGGACGTTTCGGTGGGGATGGCTGAGAACTGGGCGGATGCCGCGCACTAG
- a CDS encoding hotdog fold thioesterase — MSIDQNNQVSEADQLAAMFNEIGAGHLTERMDIVITSATKEEIVATMPVAGNTQVYGLLHGGASVVLAETLGSLMAALHAGSDKQVVGVDINATHHRAAKEGLVTGTCRTLHVGRTLVVSEIVVADEAGRRVCTSRITCLVKE, encoded by the coding sequence ATGTCGATAGACCAGAACAACCAGGTGTCCGAGGCCGACCAGCTCGCCGCGATGTTCAACGAGATCGGCGCCGGCCACCTGACCGAGCGGATGGACATCGTCATCACCTCCGCGACCAAGGAGGAGATCGTCGCCACCATGCCGGTCGCCGGCAACACCCAGGTCTACGGCCTGCTGCACGGCGGCGCCTCGGTGGTGCTGGCCGAGACCCTGGGCTCGCTGATGGCCGCGCTGCACGCCGGCTCGGACAAGCAGGTGGTCGGGGTGGACATCAACGCCACCCACCACCGCGCGGCCAAGGAGGGTCTGGTCACCGGGACCTGCCGGACGCTGCACGTCGGACGCACGCTGGTGGTCAGCGAGATCGTGGTCGCCGACGAGGCCGGGCGGCGGGTCTGCACCAGCCGCATCACCTGTCTGGTGAAGGAATAG
- a CDS encoding phosphotransferase family protein — MTDIVEPVITWVLGRLTLPGHSRATLAGAAGLREGSNPWMLRLDDGRSVVLRVGDPDDEEQRTGFGVEARLLEIAEQHGVPTSRLIAYDPSGADAGALALLSTVVEGSSRIPEEPTPELLIEYGRAAVTLRGVPLGALDGMPRRVRPIEGVDFEGARRRQGASSLLLAAEAAIAERPVPEREPGLVHGDLWLGNTMWVGPRLSGFVDWDCAGIGDPGLDVASIRMDAALLFGAEYAEAVLSGYLAASGRERVEDLAYWDVVAALSTPPTMAEFEPAIQDQGRPDLDRATLEERRDAFLRAALDRLG, encoded by the coding sequence ATGACTGACATCGTCGAGCCGGTAATCACCTGGGTCCTGGGGCGGCTGACGCTACCGGGCCACTCGCGGGCGACCTTGGCCGGCGCCGCCGGGCTGCGGGAGGGCTCGAACCCGTGGATGCTGCGGCTGGACGACGGGCGCTCGGTCGTGCTGCGGGTCGGCGACCCGGACGACGAGGAGCAGCGGACCGGGTTCGGGGTCGAGGCGCGGCTGCTGGAGATCGCCGAACAGCACGGCGTGCCGACCTCGCGGCTGATCGCGTACGACCCGAGCGGTGCCGACGCCGGGGCGCTGGCGCTGTTGAGCACCGTGGTCGAGGGCAGCAGCCGGATTCCCGAGGAGCCGACGCCGGAACTGCTCATCGAGTACGGCCGGGCCGCGGTCACGCTGCGCGGCGTGCCGCTCGGCGCGCTCGACGGGATGCCGCGCCGGGTCCGGCCGATCGAGGGGGTGGACTTCGAGGGCGCGCGGCGGCGGCAGGGGGCGAGCAGCCTGCTGCTGGCGGCGGAGGCGGCGATCGCGGAGCGTCCGGTTCCCGAGCGCGAGCCCGGCCTGGTCCACGGCGATCTCTGGCTCGGCAACACCATGTGGGTGGGCCCGCGGCTGAGCGGGTTCGTGGACTGGGACTGCGCCGGCATCGGGGACCCGGGACTGGACGTCGCCTCGATCCGGATGGACGCGGCGCTGCTGTTCGGCGCGGAGTACGCCGAGGCGGTGCTGTCCGGCTATCTGGCGGCCAGCGGACGGGAGCGGGTCGAGGACCTGGCGTACTGGGACGTCGTCGCCGCGTTGAGCACGCCGCCGACGATGGCCGAGTTCGAGCCGGCCATCCAGGACCAGGGACGGCCGGACCTCGATCGGGCGACGCTCGAGGAACGGCGCGACGCGTTCCTGCGGGCGGCGCTGGATCGCTTGGGCTAG